TGTTTTAACCAGTATATGGTGCAGCATATAAAAAATAGTTCCTGCTAGAGCTAGCGGTGTATATATTGCTAAGCCTAATACCAAAAAACCTATTTTACTTATCAAATTAAAAGACAAAACCTTACGTATGTCTTTTTGCGCAATAGCGCCTAAAACACCAATGACCATAGTTAGGCATGCCAAAACCAATAAAATCATCTGGATATAGTTATTCTCCAAAGGAAAAAGTAAAGTATATGTTCTTATGAGTGTATATACACCAACCTTTGTTAATAGTCCAGCAATAATCGACACGATTGCTATCGGTGGAGTATGATAGGAAGTAGGTAACCAAAAAAACAACGGAAATAATGCTGCTTTTGCACCGAAACTAATCAACAAAAACACAGAAGCTATTTGAGTAACGGCACTTAATTCGGGGTCCTTCAAGTTTTCAGCCAGAGCGGCCATATTGATATTTCCCGTTGTTCCATATAATACACCAATGGCGAGAAGAAGAAAAGATGAAGCTACGAAATTAATTACCACATATTTCAACCCTCCCTCAAGCTGATCTCTTTCACTTCCCAACGTGATCAAAACAAAAGAAGATATTAACATTACCTCGAACCAAACATAGAGATTAAATAAGTCACCCGTGATAAAAGATCCTGTAATCCCCGCCAACATGAAAGACAAAGAGACAAAAAAACCAACTCTTTTTTTTGTTTTACTGATAGTTCTCCCAGAAAAAGAGTAAAGAGAAGTAACAAAACCCAATAGCGTTGTGATGGCAACCATAACAGCAGCCAATCTATCAACTATTACCGTAATCCCAAACGGTGCTTCCCAACCACCTACCTGTATGTGCAATATCCCAAATGTGTTAACCTCAATGATTAATTTCACTGCACATCCAAAAGCAAAACCACTTCCAATCATATAAAGCACGCGCTGCACCTTTACCCTTCCGGTATACATCAAGCAGACAATGCCTGTTATCACAAAACTTAAAAGGGGTAGCACTATTAAATATGTATTCGGCATATTATATTTTATCTGTTGTAGTTAATTCATCCACATTATTGGTTTTGCTGGTTTGGTAAACTCTTTTCAGCAAAACTATAACAAAAGCCTGCACTCCAAGTCCTATGACAATGGCTGTTAAAATGAAGGCCTGGGGAAGAGGATCGGCCATGCTTTCCGTCGGAACTGCACCTCCCCCCTCCTTTTCTACAAAAGCCGGATTATCCCTTATCAGTCCGCCGGCTATCAACAAAAATAGATTACAGGCATTCCCAAAAATAATTACACCGGCCACCAGCTTCATAAAACTTTTATGTAATAGTAGGTAAACACCTGTTCCAAACAGCAGCCCAGTTAAAATAGATAATACTAGTCCCATAGCTCTATTCTTCAAATATGGTAAAAGCGATTTTCAATACAGCTCCAACGACAGCGATATATACACCAATATCGAACAGGAGTACGGAACTCAAGGTTCCGATTCCAGGAACCTTTATGGTTGTCCATAAGGCGAAAAAAAACTCTTCTCCCAACAACATTGATGAAACAGCCCCTATAAAACTTATAAACAAACCTGTAGCTGTTAGCCCCATAGTATCTATTCTATAAGTTGCCCTTGTTTGTTCAACACCGAAAGATATCATATGGAATACCAAGCCAATTGAAACCACCAATGCTCCAATGAAACCTCCTCCAGGGCTGTCATGGCCACGAAATAATAGGTAAAGAGAGTAAATAAAGAATATCGGCATCAATGTTTTGATCGCCATTTGTAATATAATAGTCCTCATGATTTTTCCTCTTTAGGTTTTAGTTGAATAAGTGCCATAACACCTAAAGCTGTCATAGAAAGTACAATCATTTCTCCAAAGGTATCAAAAGCCCTAAAATCCACTAGAATAACATTAACGACATTTTCTCCTTTGCCTCTTGGCGCACTATTTTCTAAAAAAAAGCTCTTAAGTGCAGGATCTGGATCAAATCCCTGCAAAGTACTTAATATCAAAGTCATCATGATACCAAATGAAAGAGAAACCAACACCATTAACAACTGTCTACGTACTCGTGGAAAGGATGCGTTTTTAGGAAGTCGTCTTAGTATAATCGTAAAAATAACCAAGGTAATCGTCTCCACCAAAAACTGAGTCATTGAAACATCAGGTGCGCTGAACATGGCAAAAAATAGTGCAACACCGAACCCCAATAAACTTAAAGCTACCAGCATTACCAATCGTGAAGGATTCTTTAATGTTATAATAGTTCCAAATAAAATTAGCATCACCGGTAAAAATTCGTATATCCTATCCAATTTGATTTCTTGTTGGAAGTTCCAATCTGTTGGGAGGAGATCCAATTTAAAATAAACGGCTGCCAGCAAGAGAATAAGCGTAGCAAATATAATTTTCAAATATCTTGTAAGTTGTCCATTCTGCAAATTCAATATTAATTTTGTCGCCATCGGTGTTAATACATCTAACACCCAAAAATAGATACGTTCAATACTTACAGGAATACTTTTAATAATATATCTAACTAACTTATTTACAAATAAATAATACTTATATATTATCCAACCGATTACCCAGGTAAATATACTTAAAAACAATACCCAATTTATACCATGCCACATCCCAAGGTCTAATGCCTTTTCCTCCAGCATCAAAGAGCTTGAAGATTGGCCCAAAAAAGAAGCTATGGAATTTCCGAGTAAACCGAACAGAATACCTACACATCCAAACACCATGGGAGGCAACCACATCATCCAGCTACTCTCCGTATATGTAAAGGAGTCGTCGTCAACTTCTGGTAATTTTCTCCTTCCAAAAAACACACCGTATGCGATCCGGATCGCAAGCGTAACATAAATAGCACTTACAACAAAAATGATAGCAAACAGCAAATTGTTGACCAAAAGCGATTCGTACAACTTTTCTTTAGCTATAAATCCCAAAGTAGGTGGCAGACCAGCCATCGCTAAACACGCTAATGCTGTCGCAACGCCAGAATAAGGCATAGTTTCAAACAAGCCAGATAGCTGATTAACGTCCCTTGTTTTTGTTTGTTTATCAATGTTACCTACCAGCAAGAATAGGGCTCCTTTATAACATGCGTGTACCAATAGGTAAATCAGCGCAGCCTGTAAGGCCAACGTGTTACCAACGCCAATTGTCGCCACCAATAATCCAAGTGTACTGATAGTAACGTATGCTAATATTTTTTTTAAATCATTTTGTAAAAGGGATTTAAGAGCGCCTAGTAAAGCAGTCATTCCGCCGAAGAATACCAGCATATACATCCATAAATCCGTACCCGATAATGCTGGATTTAACCGCATGATCAAAAAGATTCCCGCCTTCACCATTGTCGCTGAGTGCAAAAAAGCACTAACCGGAGTCGGCGCAGCCATAGCATTGGGCAGCCAAAAATGAAAGGGAAATTGAGCAGATTTGGTAAAACATCCAATCAAAATCAATATTGCTATCGGCATATAATAATCAAAAGAAACGATCTTCGACTGTATAATCTCAGAAATGTGATAAGACCCTGCGCTATTCCCAAGCAATAACAACCCGCCAAAAAGGGCCAAGCCCCCTAGATTTGTTACCAGTAAAGCTTGCAGCGCCGCACGTCTAGACTCTTCTTGTCCATTATTATAGCTTATCAAGAAATAAGAGCTCACACTTGTTAACTCCCAAAAGATATAGAACAAAAGAATATGGTCTGACAACACCAACCCAAGCATAGACGACATAAAGAGGATTAGATAGAACAAGAATCGATTCACTTGCCTTTTTCCTTCCATGTATTTGGAGGCGTACATTAAAATTAGCGAACCAAAAAAACTCACCAATAAAGCAAAAAACAAACTCAGTCCATCTAAATAAAAACGTAAGCTTACGTCGAACAATGGTACCCAATGTAAATCATGCACCACAGTTTGCCCCGCTGTTATCACTTTTATAAAAGAAGTAAAATAAAGAAATATACCGAAGGTCACTAAAGCACTTAAGTAACCGATAGTTTTGGGTATATATTTATGAAAAATAAGAACAAAGAACGATAAAAGAAACGTTAGTAATAGAATGATTGCCATATGATTTCCTGGAAACTAAAGCAATAACAAACTCCGTTGTTATTGTTAGCTTCCAATATACAAAAAAAAGATTATTTTAATTATAAAAATTACATTCTTTCCGGAACCTCTATACCAAGCAAACGCATCCCTTTAGAAATAACACCCGCAGTTGCTGCTGAGAGATTCAACCGGAATATCTTAAGTAACTCCTCTTCTACTTTCAAAATAGGCATTTCATGATAAAACTTATTATACAACTTAGCCAATTCATAGATATAATTAGCTACTAACGATGGGCTTAAATCCTCAGCGGCAGCTGTAATGGTCTCTGGAAACTTCGACAAACTGATAATTAATTCTATTTCAATATTATGCAATTCGCTAGATAAGATTTTACTTAAAGAAGGATCGTAACTGCCTTTAGCTAAAACCGACCTTATACGGGCATGTGTATATTGTATAAACGGCCCGGTATTTCCCTGAAAATCTATCGACTCGTTGGGATCGAATAGTAACCTTTTCTTCGGTTCAACTTTGAGCAGAAAATACTTCAATGCACCCATTCCTATCATTTCATATAAATGATCCTTCTCAGCTTGTGTAAAACCTTCTACTTTACCTAATTCCTCTGTTCTGTTCTTAGCCGTCTGAACCATATCCAACATCAGATCGTCCGCATCTACAACTGTACCTTCGCGTGATTTCATTTTCCCTGAAGGTAGATCTACCATACCATACGACAAATGATGCAGCCCCGGCGCCCAAGGCTTACCCAGTTTCTTTAAAATCAGAAAAAGCACCTTAAAATGATAATCTTGCTCATTTCCCACTACATAAATCGACTGGTCCATATGACAATCGTCAAATTTAAGCTGCGCTGTTCCTAAGTCTTGTGTTATATAAACAGAGGTACCGTCGCCACGCAGAACCAGCTTCTCATCCAACCCTTCATCGCTTAGGTCTATCCACACCGAATTATCGGCCTTTCTGAAAAAAACGCCATTTTTCAATCCTTCTTCAATAAGGTCTTTACCTAAAAGATAAGTATTTGATTCATAATAAACCTTGTCGAAAGAAACCCCCATTCTTCTATATGTCTCTTCGAATCCCTCATATACCCATTCATTCATTTTTTGCCATAAGCGAAGTGTTTGCTGATCGCCTGCTTCCCAATCGCGAAGCATTTTTTGAGCCTCCTTCATTAAAGGGGCTTCTTTCTTAGCATCTTCTTCGCTATACCCTTCTTGCCGTAACGCGCCAATCTCTTTCTTATATTCCTTATCGAAGATCACGTAGTAATTGCCTACTAGCTTATCCCCTTTCAATCCACTGGATTGTGGGGTTTCACCTTCGCCAAATTTTTGCCAGGCTAGCATTGATTTACAGATATGTATACCTCTATCATTAATTAAATTAGATTTTATAACATCGTATCCAGCGGCATTTAATATCTCAGAAACAGCATATCCTAACAAGTTATTACGTACATGTCCTAAGTGTAGAGGCTTGTTAGTATTAGGTGAAGAATATTCCACCATGACTTTCTTTCCATTTTTTGGGATCACACCAAAACACTCATCTAAAACACTTTCATTTAGCAGATTAAACCAGAACAGATCAGAGAGCTTCAGGTTCAAAAAACCTTTTATCACATTATATGAAGTAATATCGTCTGAATTAGCAACTAAAAAATCACCGATCTCAGCTCCCGTTAGTTCCGGTGATTTTTTAGAAAATTTGGTAAAAGGAAAGGTTACTATGGTAAGCTGCCCTTCAAATTCCTTCCGGGTTTCCTGAAGGGTAACTACATTTTCAGGAAGTTCCACTTGATAGATTTCCTTAATAGCCTGAATGGTTAATGAAGCAATAAATTTCATGGGCCAAACTTAGAGAAAATTGCGTTTATATGAAAAACTTTTATAGGCGAAAAATAAAACCTATTTTGCAAAATAACTTAAATTATTTATGACTACAGACCTTAATTTTCGCATGCATGTTAATTCAGAAATCGGCACATTACGTAAATTACTGGTTCATAGCCCCGATAGTGGCTTAGGACAGGTGGTACCATCCAAAGCACAGGATTGGCTTTTTGAAGACATTGTACATTTAAACACCTTACGTAAAGATGAATACGATTATTATATAAAGTTATTGTTATATTTTTTAGATCCTGATAGAATAAAAGGTAGGTTATCCATCATCGATTCTGTTGAACAGAATCGGTCTTTTTTTAAACCGGATCACCCAAATTTCCATAACTCTGATAAAGTAATAGAAGTACAAACGTTACTTGCAGATATTCTTCAAGATAAAACTATTAGAAGCAATTTAATTGCTGCAGTCTGTGCGTTAGAAGGTTGCAATTATAATTTACAGTTACAGCTCAACGAAAAAAAATCCAAAAGGTTGGCAAAAATCATTCTATCGGGGTCTTTTGATGATGAGCATATGATCTTTGCGCCCATACCAAATCTAATCTTTACGAGAGATCTTGGTATCGTCATCAACAATTACATGCTATTAAACAACCCCGCAAAAAAGGCAAGAGGACGTGAAAACCTAATTATGCGCTATATATTTTTTAACCACCCGTTGTTTGAAGAATATAAAAGAAATATTCTAGAGATTCCTGACCCTATACAACATTTCCTACGCCCAGGCGAAGATGAGGAACAAAGGGCTACATTGGAAGGAGGCGATGTTATGGTAGTAAGCAAAGATCATGTATTGATTGGCTGTAGCGAACGTACGTCTCCACATGGCGCAAACGCGGCAATTAAACTACTTTTTGCAAATAAAGTAGTAAACAAGGTAACAATAGTAAAGATACCGAGTAAACGCGATTTTATGCATATCGACACTGTTTTCACACAAGTGAAACGTAATGTATGGGTTATTCTAGGTTCCGTGGCAGGGAAACAACCCATTAACGAAGCCGAGCCGTTACACCATATCGCTCCCGACAACCACAGGAGCATTACTGAAATTATTCAATTTAAAATCAACACTCCATCGCATCCGATATACTTTGATTCTATTGAAGAATTACTAGATGATATTAGTCGTAATGACTTGAATTGCAAAGAACCAACACAGTTCATCTATAGTGGAAATAACATTTTCCCCTATGACGCGCGCGAACAATGGACTGACTCCTGCAATGTGCTTGCTATTAAAGAAGGTGTAATTCTGGGCTACGATAGAAATGATAAAACAATCTTGTCATTTCAAGAGAAAGGTTTTCAAGTTATAAAGATCAAAACACTTATCAAAGCACTCGAAACCGACCAGATAAAGGTAGAAGACATATCAAACACCTTAGTTATCATGCCTTCAGCAGAGCTATCCAGGGCAAGAGGTGGTTTTCATTGCATGAGTTTACCTTTGTTGAGAGACAATATTCAATAAAATTAATTACAAAAATTATGGTTGTCGCGAGAAGCATTATGATGGTGAGACCCGTGGCTTTTAGACACAATGAACAAACAGCTGTCAACAACAAGTTCCAACAACCCGAGAAAACACCAGTTAATGTTCAACAACTGGCCTTGGAACAATTTGATAATTTTGTTTCTTTACTACAAGCTAACGGAATTACCGTCCATACATTTGATGATACCCTACAACCAACTACTCCCGACTCGATCTTCCCGAACAACTGGGTTACCTTTCACGAAGATGGCACTGCCATACTCTATCCGATGTATGCACCGAACCGGAGAACAGAAAAGCGAGTGGACATTTTACAAGAACTCAGAAACCAATATATGCTTAACACTGTTATAGATTTCGGTTATTTTGAAGCATCAAACAAATTCTTAGAAGGTACGGGAAGTATGGTGCTCGATCGTTTGAATAGAATTGCCTATATGTGTGCTTCGCAAAGAAGCTCAAATGAAGTCTTCCAATCGTTTTGTCAGAAAATGGATTATATACCTATCACATTTGAAGCCTTGGACGAAAATGGCTTTCCGATCTACCATACCAATGTGATGATGTGTATCGGCACTAAATTTGCCATTATGCACAGTGCATCCATTCATGATGCTAATGAACGATTAACAGTTATGCGCACCATACGACAATCGGGAAAGGAAATCATCAGCATCTCCAACAAGCAACTTCACCGCTTCGCAGGTAATATGTTGGAACTTACAAACAAAAGCGGGCAGAATCTGTTGGTTATGTCAGAACAAGCGTATTTATCACTAAATAGCGAGCAGATTGCATGTCTAGAAAAATATGCCAAACTAATATACGCTCCTTTAGATGTCATTGAAAAAAATGGTGGCGGAAGTGCACGTTGTATGATAGCAGAGATTCTATTACCAATAAAAAATGATATCGCTGTCAGGCACTAATGAAAACTGTATCTTGACATAAAGATTATAAACTATGGCCTGTGGCAAGGTTAGCGCTATTATTCGTAAAAACCTACTATACAACGCTATAAAAAAACAATACAGGCATTTATCGTGTCTAGGGTATATATTGCATATACAATGCATTTTATCTAAGTTTGCAAAAATTTTTTAATTAATATAAATGCAGAGCTACCAGGAATTTCTCGATTTGAGTGTCGGCTTTCCCCAAGACGGGTTTGACATCATTGATGATGAGCTATACTTTCACGATTTAAACTTAATGGAGATGATAGAGACCTATGGTACTCCGCTTAGGTTTACCTATTTACCTATTATTAGTAAAAAAATCCAACAAGCTAAAATATTATTTCAAACAGCTATTCTAAAAAACAACTATAGAGGCACTTATAAATATTGTTATTGCACCAAAAGCTCCCATTTTAGGCATATTGTCGAAGAAGCATTAAAAAATGATATCCACCTCGAAACGTCCTCTGCATTTGATATGCCCATGATAGATGCTTTAGAGAAGAAGGGCGTCGTATCTAAAGACATTACCGTTATATGCAATGGCTTTAAAACCTTTCAGTATAAGCAATATATAATTGATATGCTACATGATGGATTCCAAAACATCGTACCAGTACTGGATAATAAGGAAGAGTTTAATCTTTACGATGATGAGGTAGAGCTGGAAACTCCATGTAACCTCGGCATTAGAATCGCCGCTGAAGAACAACCCGACTCGCAGTTTTACACTTCCAGATTAGGCGTCAGAATGGAGGATGTTATTGACTTTTACAATAATAAAATTGTTCCTAACCCGAATTTTAAAGTAAAAGTTCTTCATTTTTTCATTAATTCTGGAATCTCCGACACACCTTATTACTGGAACGAGCTGGAGAAGTATGTAACCCTCTATTGCAAATTCAAAAAAATCAATCCTGATCTCGATACTTTAGATATTGGTGGCGGTATGCCATTTAAGGACTCTCTGGTTCATGATTTTGACTATGAATATATGGTCAATGAGATTGTTAACCGCATCAAACAGATATGCGCGATACATGATGTAATGGAACCCGATATTATCACGGAGTTTGGAAAATACACGGTTGCCGAGGCTTCTGGGATTCTCTACAAAGTACTCGGCCGTAAGCAGCAAAACGATCGAGAAAAATGGTTGATGTTAGATGGATCCTTCATCACCAACTTACCCGATGTGTGGGCACTTAACCAAAAATACATCCTGCTACCTATCAATAATTGGGATTCAGAATATGAACGGGTAAATCTTGGAGGTATAACCTGTGATGGACAGGATTACTATAATCAAGAGGCACATATGAACAACGTCTTTATGCCTAAAACAAGAAAAGTACAATACCTCGGTTTCTTTCATACCGGCGCTTATCAGGAAGTTTTAAGTGGTTACGGCGGCATACATCATTGCCTACTCCCTTCTCCAAAACATGTCATTATTCGCAGAAATAGGGATGAAACATTTAATTTTGAAGTTTTTGGAGAAGAACAAAACTCCAAGCAGGTGTTAAAAATATTAGGTTATCATTAAAGCCTTAACATAATCGCAATGATCATATATATGCCATAAAATACCTTCATATTTTTATTGCATATAAAAAACACATTCAAATAATATCTTTCATCAACCTTACATTCCTTAGTTATAGTAGTACAAAAATTCTACGTTATTATTCTCTTCACTATCCTTAATTTATGTGTGTACTGATGATGTTCTTCGGAAAAGATACCTGTATTGTCTATTTTTTCAATCTTTACC
This Olivibacter sp. SDN3 DNA region includes the following protein-coding sequences:
- the argS gene encoding arginine--tRNA ligase, whose amino-acid sequence is MKFIASLTIQAIKEIYQVELPENVVTLQETRKEFEGQLTIVTFPFTKFSKKSPELTGAEIGDFLVANSDDITSYNVIKGFLNLKLSDLFWFNLLNESVLDECFGVIPKNGKKVMVEYSSPNTNKPLHLGHVRNNLLGYAVSEILNAAGYDVIKSNLINDRGIHICKSMLAWQKFGEGETPQSSGLKGDKLVGNYYVIFDKEYKKEIGALRQEGYSEEDAKKEAPLMKEAQKMLRDWEAGDQQTLRLWQKMNEWVYEGFEETYRRMGVSFDKVYYESNTYLLGKDLIEEGLKNGVFFRKADNSVWIDLSDEGLDEKLVLRGDGTSVYITQDLGTAQLKFDDCHMDQSIYVVGNEQDYHFKVLFLILKKLGKPWAPGLHHLSYGMVDLPSGKMKSREGTVVDADDLMLDMVQTAKNRTEELGKVEGFTQAEKDHLYEMIGMGALKYFLLKVEPKKRLLFDPNESIDFQGNTGPFIQYTHARIRSVLAKGSYDPSLSKILSSELHNIEIELIISLSKFPETITAAAEDLSPSLVANYIYELAKLYNKFYHEMPILKVEEELLKIFRLNLSAATAGVISKGMRLLGIEVPERM
- a CDS encoding proton-conducting transporter membrane subunit — translated: MPNTYLIVLPLLSFVITGIVCLMYTGRVKVQRVLYMIGSGFAFGCAVKLIIEVNTFGILHIQVGGWEAPFGITVIVDRLAAVMVAITTLLGFVTSLYSFSGRTISKTKKRVGFFVSLSFMLAGITGSFITGDLFNLYVWFEVMLISSFVLITLGSERDQLEGGLKYVVINFVASSFLLLAIGVLYGTTGNINMAALAENLKDPELSAVTQIASVFLLISFGAKAALFPLFFWLPTSYHTPPIAIVSIIAGLLTKVGVYTLIRTYTLLFPLENNYIQMILLVLACLTMVIGVLGAIAQKDIRKVLSFNLISKIGFLVLGLAIYTPLALAGTIFYMLHHILVKTNLFFVTGLVREISGSYDSKQIKGLYDAAPMLSFIFIVLCFTLVGIPPFSGFWGKFMLVDAGLKAHYYIPAGVLLFTSLLTLYSMMKVWQEAFLSKLPVGSEQLLNEGVFIKQHKLMYAAVVLLLCCTLGVSFYPQPLMDYAYKAAEQLLDPSQYIHTVLGEN
- the ctlX gene encoding citrulline utilization hydrolase CtlX, encoding MVVARSIMMVRPVAFRHNEQTAVNNKFQQPEKTPVNVQQLALEQFDNFVSLLQANGITVHTFDDTLQPTTPDSIFPNNWVTFHEDGTAILYPMYAPNRRTEKRVDILQELRNQYMLNTVIDFGYFEASNKFLEGTGSMVLDRLNRIAYMCASQRSSNEVFQSFCQKMDYIPITFEALDENGFPIYHTNVMMCIGTKFAIMHSASIHDANERLTVMRTIRQSGKEIISISNKQLHRFAGNMLELTNKSGQNLLVMSEQAYLSLNSEQIACLEKYAKLIYAPLDVIEKNGGGSARCMIAEILLPIKNDIAVRH
- the mbhE gene encoding hydrogen gas-evolving membrane-bound hydrogenase subunit E; translation: MAIILLLTFLLSFFVLIFHKYIPKTIGYLSALVTFGIFLYFTSFIKVITAGQTVVHDLHWVPLFDVSLRFYLDGLSLFFALLVSFFGSLILMYASKYMEGKRQVNRFLFYLILFMSSMLGLVLSDHILLFYIFWELTSVSSYFLISYNNGQEESRRAALQALLVTNLGGLALFGGLLLLGNSAGSYHISEIIQSKIVSFDYYMPIAILILIGCFTKSAQFPFHFWLPNAMAAPTPVSAFLHSATMVKAGIFLIMRLNPALSGTDLWMYMLVFFGGMTALLGALKSLLQNDLKKILAYVTISTLGLLVATIGVGNTLALQAALIYLLVHACYKGALFLLVGNIDKQTKTRDVNQLSGLFETMPYSGVATALACLAMAGLPPTLGFIAKEKLYESLLVNNLLFAIIFVVSAIYVTLAIRIAYGVFFGRRKLPEVDDDSFTYTESSWMMWLPPMVFGCVGILFGLLGNSIASFLGQSSSSLMLEEKALDLGMWHGINWVLFLSIFTWVIGWIIYKYYLFVNKLVRYIIKSIPVSIERIYFWVLDVLTPMATKLILNLQNGQLTRYLKIIFATLILLLAAVYFKLDLLPTDWNFQQEIKLDRIYEFLPVMLILFGTIITLKNPSRLVMLVALSLLGFGVALFFAMFSAPDVSMTQFLVETITLVIFTIILRRLPKNASFPRVRRQLLMVLVSLSFGIMMTLILSTLQGFDPDPALKSFFLENSAPRGKGENVVNVILVDFRAFDTFGEMIVLSMTALGVMALIQLKPKEEKS
- a CDS encoding MnhB domain-containing protein; protein product: MRTIILQMAIKTLMPIFFIYSLYLLFRGHDSPGGGFIGALVVSIGLVFHMISFGVEQTRATYRIDTMGLTATGLFISFIGAVSSMLLGEEFFFALWTTIKVPGIGTLSSVLLFDIGVYIAVVGAVLKIAFTIFEE
- a CDS encoding arginine decarboxylase, producing MQSYQEFLDLSVGFPQDGFDIIDDELYFHDLNLMEMIETYGTPLRFTYLPIISKKIQQAKILFQTAILKNNYRGTYKYCYCTKSSHFRHIVEEALKNDIHLETSSAFDMPMIDALEKKGVVSKDITVICNGFKTFQYKQYIIDMLHDGFQNIVPVLDNKEEFNLYDDEVELETPCNLGIRIAAEEQPDSQFYTSRLGVRMEDVIDFYNNKIVPNPNFKVKVLHFFINSGISDTPYYWNELEKYVTLYCKFKKINPDLDTLDIGGGMPFKDSLVHDFDYEYMVNEIVNRIKQICAIHDVMEPDIITEFGKYTVAEASGILYKVLGRKQQNDREKWLMLDGSFITNLPDVWALNQKYILLPINNWDSEYERVNLGGITCDGQDYYNQEAHMNNVFMPKTRKVQYLGFFHTGAYQEVLSGYGGIHHCLLPSPKHVIIRRNRDETFNFEVFGEEQNSKQVLKILGYH
- a CDS encoding NADH-quinone oxidoreductase subunit K, with protein sequence MGLVLSILTGLLFGTGVYLLLHKSFMKLVAGVIIFGNACNLFLLIAGGLIRDNPAFVEKEGGGAVPTESMADPLPQAFILTAIVIGLGVQAFVIVLLKRVYQTSKTNNVDELTTTDKI
- a CDS encoding arginine deiminase family protein: MTTDLNFRMHVNSEIGTLRKLLVHSPDSGLGQVVPSKAQDWLFEDIVHLNTLRKDEYDYYIKLLLYFLDPDRIKGRLSIIDSVEQNRSFFKPDHPNFHNSDKVIEVQTLLADILQDKTIRSNLIAAVCALEGCNYNLQLQLNEKKSKRLAKIILSGSFDDEHMIFAPIPNLIFTRDLGIVINNYMLLNNPAKKARGRENLIMRYIFFNHPLFEEYKRNILEIPDPIQHFLRPGEDEEQRATLEGGDVMVVSKDHVLIGCSERTSPHGANAAIKLLFANKVVNKVTIVKIPSKRDFMHIDTVFTQVKRNVWVILGSVAGKQPINEAEPLHHIAPDNHRSITEIIQFKINTPSHPIYFDSIEELLDDISRNDLNCKEPTQFIYSGNNIFPYDAREQWTDSCNVLAIKEGVILGYDRNDKTILSFQEKGFQVIKIKTLIKALETDQIKVEDISNTLVIMPSAELSRARGGFHCMSLPLLRDNIQ